The Triticum dicoccoides isolate Atlit2015 ecotype Zavitan chromosome 6A, WEW_v2.0, whole genome shotgun sequence genome has a window encoding:
- the LOC119318410 gene encoding AP-1 complex subunit gamma-2-like isoform X1, with amino-acid sequence MALNPFSSGTRLRDMIRAIRASKTAAEERAVVRRECAAIRAAISGDGQDLRHRNMAKLMFIHMLGYPTHFGQMECLKLIAAVGYPEKRIGYLGLMLLLDERQEVLMLVTNSLKQDLNHSNQFIVGLALCALGNICSAEMARDLAPEVERLMRSRDANTKKKAALCSVRIVRKVPDLAENFMGLAVSLLKEKHHGVLISAVQLCTELCKASKDALEYLRKNCIEGLVRILRDVSNSSYAPEYDVAGISDPFLHIRVLKLMRMLGQGDADCSDYMNDILAQVATKTESNKNAGNAILYECVETIMGIEATSGLRVLAINILGRFLSNRDNNIRYVALNILMRAITVDSQAVQRHRVTILECVKDADASIRKRALDLVYLLVNDTNVKPLTKELVDYLQVADPDFKEDLTAKICSIAEKFSQEKLWYLDQMFKVLSLAGNHVKDDVWHALIVVISNASELQGYSVRSLYTALQAYSEQGSLLRVAVWCIGEYGEMLVNNVGMLEAEGPITVTESDAVDAVELGLNRYSADVTTRSMCLVALLKLSSRFPSMSERIKQIVAQNKENMVLELQQRSIEFGSIIQRHQSIRSSLLERMPVLDEATYLVKRASATQATIPAYKPAAVTPGGLKLPNGVAKPAAAPLVDLLDLSSDDAPVTSAASATTAPSDFLQDLLGIGGTNLSTAGAPSSASTDILMDLLSMGSSPSQNGLPAPAQEKKPVSAAPQVGSLVPEPMDLLGSLSSSASISGTKSTIAAPQAVDLLDGLSPSTSVSGLEDTRPSITAFQSATLKITFDIRKQPGKPQEATIHATFTNLTSSNYTDFIFQAAVPKFIQLRLDPASGNIVPANGKGSVTQGFSVTNNQHGQKPLAMRIRMSYKVNGEDRLEQGQVSNFPPGV; translated from the exons ATGGCCCTCAACCCCTTCTCCTCCGGCACCCGCCTCCG GGACATGATACGGGCGATACGCGCGAGCaagacggcggcggaggagcgggcggtGGTGCGGCGGGAGTGCGCGGCGATACGGGCGGCGATCAGCGGGGACGGGCAGGACCTGCGGCACCGCAACATGGCCAAGCTCATGTTCATCCACATGCTCGGCTACCCGACCCACTTCGGCCAGATGGAGTGCCTCAAGCTCATCGCCGCCGTCGGCTACCCGGAGAAGCGGATCGGCTACCTCGGCCTCATGCTGCTCCTCGACGAGCGCCAGGAGGTCCTCATGCTCGTCACCAACTCGCTCAAGCA GGATCTCAACCACTCGAACCAGTTCATCGTGGGGCTCGCGCTGTGCGCGCTCGGGAACATCTGCTCCGCCGAGATGGCCCGGGATCTGGCGCCTGAAGTGGAGAGGCTGATGCGAAGCAGGGATGCTAATACAAAGAAGAAG GCTGCTTTGTGCTCTGTAAGGATTGTAAGAAAAGTCCCGGATTTGGCGGAAAACTTCATGGGTCTCGCTGTATCATTACTGAAGGAAAAACACCATGGGGTTTTGATATCTGCAGTTCAGCTCTGCACTGAGTTGTGTAAAGCCAGCAAAGATGCACTGGAGTACCTGAGAAAG AACTGCATCGAAGGTCTGGTCCGAATACTTAGAGATGTCTCCAATAGTTCATATGCTCCTGAGTATGATGTTGCTGGCATTTCGGATCCTTTCTTGCATATCCGGGTTCTTAAACTTATGCGTATGTTGGGTCAAGGTGACGCAGATTGCAGTGACTATATGAATGATATTCTCGCTCAG GTCGCAACAAAAACTGAGTCAAACAAGAATGCTGGAAATGCCATCTTATATGAATGTGTTGAGACTATAATGGGTATTGAAGCTACTAGCGGTCTACGTGTCCTGGCTATTAATATTCTGGGTAGATTCTTGTCAAACCGCGATAACAATATAAG ATATGTTGCTCTGAACATACTTATGAGGGCCATTACAGTAGATTCACAAGCCGTACAGAGGCACAGGGTGACAATATTGGAGTGTGTAAAG GACGCCGATGCCTCCATTCGCAAAAGGgccctggatcttgtttatttgttGGTCAATGATACAAATGTAAAGCCTCTGACCAAAGAGCTCGTCGACTACTTACAAGTAGCTGATCCAGACTTCAAAGAGGATCTCACAGCCAAGATATGCTCCATAGCTGAAAA GTTTTCTCAAGAAAAGTTATGGTATCTTGATCAGATGTTCAAGGTTTTATCCCTG GCTGGAAATCATGTGAAAGATGATGTGTGGCATGCCCTTATTGTTGTAATAAGCAATGCGTCTGAACTTCAAGGATACTCAGTGAGATCATTATACACGGCTTTACAAGCATACAGTGAACAG GGAAGTTTACTGAGAGTAGCTGTTTGGTGCATTGGTGAATATGGTGAAATGCTAGTGAACAATGTTGGCATGCTTGAAGCTGAGGGACCAATCACG GTAACAGAATCTGATGCTGTGGATGCTGTTGAGCTAGGTCTTAACCGTTACTCTGCAGATGTGACAACTAGGTCTATGTGTCTAGTTGCACTTTTGAAGCTCTCCTCACGGTTTCCATCTATGTCGGA GAGGATAAAACAAATAGTTGCCCAGAATAAAGAGAATATGGTGCTTGAACTACAGCAAAGATCAATTGAATTCGGTTCCATTATACAAAGACATCAGTCTATCAG GTCATCTTTGCTTGAACGTATGCCTGTACTGGATGAAGCTACTTATCTTGTGAAGAGGGCTAGTGCTACACAAGCAACTATTCCAGCATATAAGCCTGCAGCAGTCACTCCTGGAGGCCTTAAGCTTCCTAATGGTGTAGCAAAACCTGCTGCAGCTCCATTAGTTGATTTGCTTGATTTAAGTTCTGACGATGCACCAGTTACTTCCGCTGCTTCTGCTACTACAGCACCTAGTGATTTTCTACAAGACCTTTTGGGAATTGGTGGGACAAATTTATCAACTGCAG GAGCACCTTCATCTGCAAGCACAgatattctaatggatcttctatCCATGGGATCGTCTCCATCACAGAATGGTCTGCCAGCTCCAGCCCAAG AGAAAAAACCTGTTTCTGCTGCACCTCAAGTTGGTTCTCTTGTACCTGAACCTATGGATCTACTCGGCAGTTTGTCATCAAGTGCATCTATTTCTG GAACTAAATCCACTATTGCTGCACCTCAAGCTGTGGATCTGCTTGACGGTTTGTCACCAAGTACATCCGTTTCTG GACTTGAAGATACTCGCCCGTCAATAACGGCTTTCCAGAGTGCAACTTTGAAGATCACCTTTGATATCAGAAAACAGCCTGGAAAGCCACAAGAGGCTACCATCCATGCCACTTTTACAAATTTGACATCTAGCAATTATACAGATTTCATTTTTCAGGCAGCTGTTCCAAAG TTCATTCAATTGCGACTGGATCCAGCTAGCGGTAACATTGTTCCAGCTAACGGGAAGGGTTCAGTCACACAAGGTTTCAGTGTCACGAATAATCAGCATGGGCAG AAACCGCTTGCAATGCGTATCCGGATGTCTTACAAAGTGAACGGCGAGGACAGGTTGGAACAAGGCCAAGTCAGCAATTTTCCACCTGGAGTATAG
- the LOC119318410 gene encoding AP-1 complex subunit gamma-1-like isoform X2, with translation MFKVLSLAGNHVKDDVWHALIVVISNASELQGYSVRSLYTALQAYSEQGSLLRVAVWCIGEYGEMLVNNVGMLEAEGPITVTESDAVDAVELGLNRYSADVTTRSMCLVALLKLSSRFPSMSERIKQIVAQNKENMVLELQQRSIEFGSIIQRHQSIRSSLLERMPVLDEATYLVKRASATQATIPAYKPAAVTPGGLKLPNGVAKPAAAPLVDLLDLSSDDAPVTSAASATTAPSDFLQDLLGIGGTNLSTAGAPSSASTDILMDLLSMGSSPSQNGLPAPAQEKKPVSAAPQVGSLVPEPMDLLGSLSSSASISGTKSTIAAPQAVDLLDGLSPSTSVSGLEDTRPSITAFQSATLKITFDIRKQPGKPQEATIHATFTNLTSSNYTDFIFQAAVPKFIQLRLDPASGNIVPANGKGSVTQGFSVTNNQHGQKPLAMRIRMSYKVNGEDRLEQGQVSNFPPGV, from the exons ATGTTCAAGGTTTTATCCCTG GCTGGAAATCATGTGAAAGATGATGTGTGGCATGCCCTTATTGTTGTAATAAGCAATGCGTCTGAACTTCAAGGATACTCAGTGAGATCATTATACACGGCTTTACAAGCATACAGTGAACAG GGAAGTTTACTGAGAGTAGCTGTTTGGTGCATTGGTGAATATGGTGAAATGCTAGTGAACAATGTTGGCATGCTTGAAGCTGAGGGACCAATCACG GTAACAGAATCTGATGCTGTGGATGCTGTTGAGCTAGGTCTTAACCGTTACTCTGCAGATGTGACAACTAGGTCTATGTGTCTAGTTGCACTTTTGAAGCTCTCCTCACGGTTTCCATCTATGTCGGA GAGGATAAAACAAATAGTTGCCCAGAATAAAGAGAATATGGTGCTTGAACTACAGCAAAGATCAATTGAATTCGGTTCCATTATACAAAGACATCAGTCTATCAG GTCATCTTTGCTTGAACGTATGCCTGTACTGGATGAAGCTACTTATCTTGTGAAGAGGGCTAGTGCTACACAAGCAACTATTCCAGCATATAAGCCTGCAGCAGTCACTCCTGGAGGCCTTAAGCTTCCTAATGGTGTAGCAAAACCTGCTGCAGCTCCATTAGTTGATTTGCTTGATTTAAGTTCTGACGATGCACCAGTTACTTCCGCTGCTTCTGCTACTACAGCACCTAGTGATTTTCTACAAGACCTTTTGGGAATTGGTGGGACAAATTTATCAACTGCAG GAGCACCTTCATCTGCAAGCACAgatattctaatggatcttctatCCATGGGATCGTCTCCATCACAGAATGGTCTGCCAGCTCCAGCCCAAG AGAAAAAACCTGTTTCTGCTGCACCTCAAGTTGGTTCTCTTGTACCTGAACCTATGGATCTACTCGGCAGTTTGTCATCAAGTGCATCTATTTCTG GAACTAAATCCACTATTGCTGCACCTCAAGCTGTGGATCTGCTTGACGGTTTGTCACCAAGTACATCCGTTTCTG GACTTGAAGATACTCGCCCGTCAATAACGGCTTTCCAGAGTGCAACTTTGAAGATCACCTTTGATATCAGAAAACAGCCTGGAAAGCCACAAGAGGCTACCATCCATGCCACTTTTACAAATTTGACATCTAGCAATTATACAGATTTCATTTTTCAGGCAGCTGTTCCAAAG TTCATTCAATTGCGACTGGATCCAGCTAGCGGTAACATTGTTCCAGCTAACGGGAAGGGTTCAGTCACACAAGGTTTCAGTGTCACGAATAATCAGCATGGGCAG AAACCGCTTGCAATGCGTATCCGGATGTCTTACAAAGTGAACGGCGAGGACAGGTTGGAACAAGGCCAAGTCAGCAATTTTCCACCTGGAGTATAG